The following proteins are encoded in a genomic region of Debaryomyces hansenii CBS767 chromosome G complete sequence:
- a CDS encoding DEHA2G13838p (similar to uniprot|Q03533 Saccharomyces cerevisiae YMR291w), whose amino-acid sequence MEQPCKYILSKHKLGDGTFSGVFECKNKLTGQHYAAKMYKKSLVYGLESMLQNEFLVLKKISMNHDNILKLIDHFETASELYLVTEIAYGGELFDKITRSGHLEESQSSAITQSLMNAISYLHANNIVHNDLKAENILFRSRKKDSMNVLVADFGLARILHPEEKLTGVRGTLSYIAPEVLNGSGYDFAIDIWSVGVIVYFMLCGYMPFDCETDEETKSAILAGDYMYEPPEYWSHVSPEAKDFIDCCLKTDPSERLTVDSASIHPFLNPLRAISKPVLKVSSSTDLHESLKAAIMHLHLPIQSAPGANLSVERSTGTSHTVSTVSSKLSLLGSSRTNASYDSKLDGACCDSPDIVSRFTTPVISNVVSRSHSTNNILDYIDTPPGDIDSAKFYI is encoded by the coding sequence ATGGAGCAGCCATGTAAATATATACTTTCGAAGCATAAACTAGGAGATGGAACGTTTTCGGGGGTTTTTGAATGCAAGAATAAGTTGACGGGTCAACATTATGCTGCTAAGATGTATAAGAAAAGTTTGGTATATGGGTTAGAAAGCATGTTACaaaatgaatttcttgtattgaaaaaaatctcCATGAACCACGATAACATTCTCAAACTTATAGATCATTTTGAAACCGCCAGCGAATTGTATTTGGTAACCGAGATAGCGTATGGAggtgaattatttgataaaattacCAGGTCGGGTCACTTGGAAGAATCACAGTCTTCGGCCATCACGCAGTCGTTGATGAACGCTATTTCTTACTTGCACGCAAACAACATAGTCCATAATGATTTAAAGGCAGAAAATATCCTTTTCCGGTCTCGAAAGAAGGACAGCATGAATGTACTAGTGGCTGACTTTGGATTAGCTCGGATACTCCATCCAGAAGAAAAGTTGACGGGGGTTCGTGGCACTCTCAGCTATATTGCTCCAGAAGTCTTGAATGGTTCAGGTTATGATTTTGCCATTGATATCTGGTCTGTGGGGGTAATTGTTTACTTTATGTTATGTGGATATATGCCGTTTGATTGCGAAACCGACGAGGAAACGAAGAGCGCTATACTAGCCGGTGATTACATGTATGAGCCACCCGAATATTGGCTGCATGTGTCACCCGAGGCCAAAGATTTCATAGATTGTTGTCTCAAGACTGATCCAAGCGAAAGACTTACAGTAGACTCGGCTTCAATCCATCCATTCTTGAATCCACTACGAGCTATTTCCAAGCCGGTCCTAAAGGTCTCTAGTTCTACAGATCTACACGAAAGCTTGAAAGCTGCGATTATGCATTTACATCTTCCTATTCAGTCCGCACCCGGAGCAAATCTTTCTGTGGAAAGATCTACGGGTACCAGTCATACTGTTTCTACTGTTTCATCCAAATTATCCCTTCTAGGAAGTTCAAGGACCAATGCATCGTACGATTCAAAATTAGATGGTGCATGCTGCGATTCGCCTGATATCGTGTCCAGATTCACCACTCCAGTCATTTCAAACGTAGTTTCAAGGCTGCATTCGACCAACAATATACTAGATTATATAGACACCCCGCCGGGTGATATAGACTCTGCGAAGTTTTATATTTAG
- a CDS encoding DEHA2G13860p (similar to uniprot|Q12176 Saccharomyces cerevisiae YDR060W MAK21 Protein required for large (60S) ribosomal subunit biogenesis) yields the protein MDGSKLSLASLKDKISSKMNLSNKSNEKPKKKGNKKPDQKESAKPKENKRPEHKEHKPKETKPISKDQNKPKQNTNDEEKTEEELLREEAFALGATEEDLALLKGIEEGEDSEQEFDGDSKSIDKTFSTDLSQFMKGIGLGKGEAVVVDDVEDVPELVDEEEEEEEDDQEEQEEEEEEDEKEEESSESSSDESESEIQEKEMNKKELANKSKESAKDKSRKDQDKITDFSSVNSTNLTVPNRTDWYNTPLERIDEPEKLDRFGIERCYERAKTVIEKDNKTYLEEFTSNNSQKKFLSQILADGTLNDKISALTLLIQEAPLHNMKAFDTLLGYCSKKSRTAALQSINALKDLLLNGVLPDRKLVAFNKQPLTRNLSDVQLAIYYFEDYLKKSYFKLISTLEVLSHDPIIHVRMNVVSHLFDLIKAKPEQEANLLRLGVNKLGDIDNKVSSKTSYQILQLEQTHPAMKKVITDSVVDIIFKSNSDYHAQYYSIVTLNQTILTRREDDLANTLIKTYFALFEKILVETDHNNAETNKDDKALGKSEKGRKNNRKNFKKGKKGGKSVKNQEKSENEIIEDKNTRLFSALLTGLNRAFPFSNLPNETYQKHLDTLFKITHSSNFNTSIQALVLVNHIITSQKLDSDRYYRTLYESLLDPRLVTTSKQGIYLNLLYKSLKNDTENIPRVLAFVKRILQISSHWLHVGAITGMLFLLMQLSKTYPQIQDLSIDIASRPDEEDTENDVANTKDSVYDSRKRDPKFANADKSSLWEIGQFLTHYHPTVAIYAASLLDGNDQPKPDLGLFTLSHFLDRFVYRNSKSKPMTKGSSIMQPLGGAHTGSLLVKATNVANTDIPANTENWLNKKVENIQPDEKFFHQYFTTKISKLKNKESKKQAEDEVENEEEAEAMQDDEIWKALVKSRPEVEDASDEDDFSDFDADDFSDMSDAETAEVEGEDNAPEDEEEEIEELPQTAAADESDEEEESEMFAINGEDEYDSDEAPKMLGEDNLSSAESEPEADQDSKKRKASDENSAKSKRSKLKSLPIFASADDYSQYLDSEDEDYS from the coding sequence ATGGATGGTTCTAAGTTAAGCTTAGCATCTTTGAAAGACAAGATTTCTAGCAAAATGAATTTGCTGAATAAAAGCAACGAAAAACCTAAGAAGAAGGGAAATAAGAAACCAGACCAAAAGGAATCAGCCAAACCTAAAGAGAACAAGAGGCCAGAACACAAGGAACATAAGCCAAAGGAGACGAAACCAATCTCAAAGGACCAAAACAAGCCAAAGCAGAACACTAATGATGAGGAAAAGACAGAAGAAGAGCTCTTGAGAGAGGAAGCATTTGCTCTTGGGGCTACTGAAGAAGACTTAGCATTGTTGAAAGGTATTGAAGAGGGTGAAGATAGCGAACAAGAATTCGATGGGGATTCTAAAAGTATCGATAAAACGTTTTCTACCGATTTGTCCCAATTCATGAAAGGAATAGGCTTAGGTAAGGGAGAGGCTGTTGTCGTTGATGACGTTGAAGATGTTCCAGAATTAGTGgatgaagaggaagaggaagaggaagatgatcaagaagaacaagaagaagaggaggaggaggaCGAGAAAGAGGAAGAATCAAGTGAAAGTTCTTCCGACGAGTCTGAATCtgaaattcaagaaaaagaaatgaaCAAAAAGGAACTTGCAAATAAGTCGAAAGAAAGCGCAAAAGataaatcaagaaaagatCAAGATAAGATCACTGACTTTTCATCAGTAAACAGCACCAATTTGACTGTCCCAAATAGAACTGACTGGTACAACACCCCATTGGAAAGAATCGACGAACCAGAAAAATTGGACAGATTTGGTATTGAAAGATGTTACGAAAGGGCTAAGACtgttattgaaaaagacaATAAGACCTACTTAGAAGAATTCACATCGAATAACTCCCAGAAAAAGTTCTTGTCGCAAATTTTGGCAGACGGTACGttaaatgataaaatttcagCTTTAACATTATTGATTCAGGAAGCCCCATTGCATAATATGAAAGCTTTTGATACGTTATTGGGTTACTGTAGTAAGAAATCACGTACAGCTGCATTGCAATCGATCAATGCCTTGAaggatttattattgaatggtGTCTTGCCTGATAGAAAATTAGTTGCATTTAACAAGCAACCTTTAACTAGGAATTTATCAGATGTCCAATTggcaatttattattttgaagactatttaaagaaatcttatttcaaattaatttcGACTTTAGAGGTTTTGTCTCATGATCCAATTATACATGTGAGAATGAATGTCGTAAGCCATTTATTTGACTTAATTAAAGCAAAGCCGGAACAAGAAGCTAATTTGTTGAGATTAGGTGTTAATAAACTAGGTGATATTGACAATAAGGTTTCCTCGAAAACCTCGTACCAAATCTTACAATTAGAGCAGACCCATCCAGCTATGAAAAAGGTTATTACTGATTCTGTTgttgatataatttttaaaagTAACAGTGATTACCACGCTCAATATTACTCTATTGTCACTCTTAATCAAACGATTTTAACTAGACGTGAAGATGATTTAGCTAATACTTTAATTAAGACCTATTTCGCTTTATTCGAGAAAATCTTAGTTGAAACTGATCATAATAATGCTGAGACtaataaagatgataaagCACTTGGTAAATCCGAAAAAGGTAGAAAGAATAACCGtaaaaacttcaaaaaaGGTAAGAAAGGTGGTAAATCAGTAAAGAATCAAGAAAAGTCTGAAAACgaaataattgaagataaaaatacaAGATTATTCTCAGCTTTGTTGACTGGTTTAAACCGTGCATTTCCATTTTCAAACTTACCAAATGAGACATATCAAAAGCATTTAGATActttattcaagattacccattcttcaaatttcaatacGTCAATTCAAGCATTAGTCTTGGTTAACCACATTATTACTAGTCAAAAGTTGGATTCGGATAGATACTACCGTACATTATATGAATCTTTATTGGATCCACGTTTAGTCACGACGTCGAAGCAAGGTATTTACTTGAACTtgttatataaatcattgaagaaCGATACTGAAAATATTCCAAGAGTCTTAGCATTCGTGAAGAGAATTTTACAGATAAGTTCACATTGGTTACACGTTGGTGCTATTACTGGTATgttatttttgttgatgCAATTATCTAAAACGTATCCACAAATACAAGATCTATCCATTGATATTGCATCGAGAccagatgaagaagataccGAAAATGACGTGGCCAACACTAAAGACTCTGTTTACGATAGTCGTAAACGTGATCCTAAATTTGCAAATGCtgataaatcttcattGTGGGAAATAGGTCAATTTTTAACTCATTATCATCCAACTGTTGCCATCTATGCTGCATCCCTCTTGGACGGAAACGACCAACCAAAGCCAGATTTAGGTTTATTCACATTGTCCCATTTCTTGGACAGATTCGTCTACAGAAATTCAAAGCTGAAGCCAATGACTAAAGGTTCGTCTATTATGCAACCTTTGGGTGGTGCACATACTGGTTCATTGTTGGTTAAGGCCACCAATGTTGCAAACACCGATATTCCAGCAAACACTGAAAATTGGTTGAACAAAAAGGTGGAGAACATCCAACCCGACGAGAAGTTCTTCCACCAGTACTTTACTACCAAAATCAGtaagttgaaaaataaagaatcCAAGAAGCAAgcagaagatgaagttgaaaacGAAGAGGAAGCAGAGGCAATGCAAGACGATGAAATCTGGAAAGCCTTGGTCAAGTCTAGAccagaagttgaagatgCCTCCGACGAAGATGACTTTTCTGATTTCGATGCCGATGACTTCTCCGACATGAGTGACGCAGAAACAGCCGAAGTTGAAGGCGAAGATAACGCtcctgaagatgaagaggaagaaatagaagaacTTCCTCAAACGGCTGCAGCTGATGAATccgacgaagaagaagaaagcGAAATGTTTGCCATAAATGGCGAGGACGAATACGACAGTGATGAAGCACCCAAGATGTTGGGCGAAGACAATTTGTCGTCCGCAGAATCAGAACCAGAAGCAGACCAAGACTCCAAGAAGCGTAAAGCCTCCGACGAGAATAGTGCCAAATCCAAGAGATCCAAACTTAAAAGTTTACCTATTTTCGCCTCGGCCGACGACTACTCTCAATATTTGGACtctgaagatgaagattaCTCTTGA